A single genomic interval of Streptomyces showdoensis harbors:
- a CDS encoding AMP-dependent synthetase/ligase has translation MSDTQTLIENRPPSVATLFLERVERTPDAEAYRYPVPAASGQGPDEWKSLSWAQAAERVFGIAAGLIDLGVQPEERIALASSTRVEWILADLGVMCAGAAVTTVYPQTNAEESAFILSDSDSRVLIAEDAAQLAKAVERRADLPHLHHVVVIDPTGADTDDEWVLTLADLEARGKAYLEKHPEAVKERVGAITAEQLATLIYTSGTTGRPKGVRLPHDNWSYMAKAIAATGLVTQDDVQYLWLPLAHVFGKVLTSGQIEVGHVTAVDGRIDKIIVNLPVVQPTYMAAVPRIFEKVYNGVAAKAREGGGAKYKIFQWAAGVAREYAKVTQDNFRRTGTASAPFGLAAKHKVADALVYKKLREAFGGRLRAAVSGSVALAPDIGYFFSGAGIHILEGYGLTESSAASFVNPGEAYRTGTVGKPLPGTEVRIADDGEILLRSPGIMEGYHGLPEKTAEVLEADGWFHTGDIGELSADGYLRITDRKKDLFKTSGGKYIAPTEVEGQFKAVCPFVSNIVVLGADRNYCSALIALDEPAILGWAAEHELGGLSYADVVAAPQTQKLIEGYVARLNEGLQRWQTIKKFRLLPRDLDVEHGELTPSLKMKRPVVERTYQHLIEEMYEGAREA, from the coding sequence GTGAGCGACACACAGACCCTGATCGAGAACCGGCCGCCGTCCGTGGCGACCCTTTTCCTTGAGCGCGTCGAGCGGACCCCGGATGCGGAGGCCTACCGCTACCCGGTGCCCGCCGCCTCCGGCCAGGGCCCCGACGAGTGGAAGTCGCTCAGCTGGGCGCAGGCCGCCGAGCGGGTGTTCGGGATCGCCGCCGGCCTCATCGACCTCGGCGTCCAGCCGGAGGAGCGGATCGCGCTCGCCTCCTCGACCCGGGTCGAGTGGATCCTCGCCGACCTCGGCGTGATGTGCGCGGGCGCCGCCGTGACCACGGTCTACCCCCAGACCAACGCCGAGGAGTCGGCGTTCATCCTCTCCGACTCCGACTCGCGCGTCCTGATCGCGGAGGACGCCGCCCAGCTCGCCAAGGCCGTCGAGCGCCGCGCCGACCTGCCCCACCTCCACCACGTGGTCGTCATCGACCCCACGGGCGCCGACACCGACGACGAGTGGGTGCTGACCCTCGCCGACCTGGAGGCCCGCGGCAAGGCGTACCTGGAGAAGCACCCGGAGGCCGTCAAGGAGCGGGTCGGGGCGATCACCGCCGAGCAGCTCGCCACCCTCATCTACACCTCGGGCACCACCGGCCGCCCCAAGGGCGTCCGCCTCCCGCACGACAACTGGTCGTACATGGCGAAGGCCATCGCCGCCACCGGCCTGGTCACCCAGGACGACGTGCAGTACCTGTGGCTGCCGCTCGCCCACGTCTTCGGCAAGGTGCTCACCTCGGGCCAGATCGAGGTCGGCCACGTCACCGCCGTCGACGGGCGCATCGACAAGATCATCGTGAACCTGCCGGTCGTGCAGCCCACCTACATGGCCGCCGTCCCGCGCATCTTCGAGAAGGTCTACAACGGCGTCGCCGCCAAGGCCCGCGAGGGCGGCGGGGCCAAGTACAAGATCTTCCAGTGGGCGGCCGGGGTCGCCCGCGAGTACGCCAAGGTCACCCAGGACAACTTCCGCCGCACCGGCACCGCCTCCGCGCCCTTCGGCCTCGCCGCCAAGCACAAGGTCGCCGACGCGCTCGTCTACAAGAAGCTCCGCGAGGCCTTCGGCGGCCGGCTGCGCGCCGCCGTCTCCGGCTCCGTCGCGCTCGCCCCGGACATCGGCTACTTCTTCTCCGGCGCCGGCATCCACATCCTGGAGGGCTACGGCCTGACGGAGTCCTCCGCCGCCTCCTTCGTCAACCCGGGCGAGGCCTACCGCACCGGCACCGTCGGCAAGCCGCTGCCCGGCACCGAGGTCCGCATCGCCGACGACGGCGAGATCCTGCTGCGCAGCCCCGGCATCATGGAGGGCTACCACGGCCTGCCGGAGAAGACGGCGGAGGTCCTGGAGGCCGACGGCTGGTTCCACACCGGCGACATCGGCGAGCTGTCCGCCGACGGCTACCTGCGGATCACCGACCGCAAGAAGGACCTGTTCAAGACCTCCGGCGGCAAGTACATCGCCCCGACCGAGGTCGAGGGCCAGTTCAAGGCCGTCTGCCCGTTCGTCTCCAACATCGTGGTGCTCGGCGCCGACCGGAACTACTGCTCCGCGCTCATCGCCCTCGACGAGCCCGCCATCCTCGGCTGGGCGGCCGAGCACGAGCTCGGCGGTCTGTCGTACGCGGACGTCGTCGCCGCCCCGCAGACCCAGAAGCTCATCGAGGGCTACGTCGCCCGCCTCAACGAGGGGCTGCAGCGCTGGCAGACGATCAAGAAGTTCCGTCTGCTGCCGCGCGACCTCGACGTCGAGCACGGCGAGCTCACGCCCAGCCTCAAGATGAAGCGGCCGGTCGTGGAGCGGACCTACCAGCACCTGATCGAGGAGATGTACGAGGGGGCGCGCGAGGCCTGA
- the hemW gene encoding radical SAM family heme chaperone HemW yields the protein MPSVLPDGEPMPEDGALPAHALEGAGERPLGFYLHVPYCATRCGYCDFNTYTASELRGAGGVLASRDNYAGQVTEEIRLARKVLGDDPRPVRTVFVGGGTPTLLDAGDLVAMLGAIRDEFGLADDAEVTTEANPESVDPAYLATLREGGFNRISFGMQSARQHVLKILDRTHTPGRPEACVAEARAAGFEHVNLDLIYGTPGESDDDWQASLDAVIGAGPDHVSAYALIVEEGTQLARRIRRGEIPMTDDDVHADRYLMAEEVLSGAGFAWYEVSNWATSEAGRCLHNELYWRGADWWGAGPGAHSHVGGVRWWNVKHPGAYAAALGEGRSPGAGREVLSAEDRRVERVLLELRLREGCPLELLKPAGLAAAERALADGLLDDGPYAEGRAVLTLRGRLLADAVVRDLVD from the coding sequence ATGCCTTCCGTACTGCCCGATGGTGAGCCCATGCCCGAGGACGGGGCGCTGCCCGCCCACGCCCTGGAAGGGGCCGGCGAGCGGCCGCTCGGGTTCTATCTGCACGTGCCGTACTGCGCGACCCGCTGCGGCTACTGCGACTTCAACACGTACACCGCGAGCGAGCTGCGCGGTGCCGGCGGCGTGCTCGCCTCCCGCGACAACTACGCGGGCCAGGTCACCGAGGAGATACGGCTCGCCCGCAAGGTCCTCGGCGACGACCCGCGCCCGGTCCGGACCGTCTTCGTCGGCGGCGGCACGCCCACGCTGCTCGACGCGGGCGACCTGGTCGCGATGCTCGGGGCGATCCGGGACGAGTTCGGGCTCGCCGACGACGCCGAGGTGACGACCGAGGCGAATCCGGAGTCCGTCGACCCCGCGTACCTGGCCACGCTGCGCGAGGGCGGCTTCAACCGGATCTCCTTCGGGATGCAGAGCGCCCGGCAGCACGTGCTGAAGATCCTCGACCGCACCCACACCCCCGGGCGGCCCGAGGCCTGCGTCGCCGAGGCGCGGGCGGCCGGCTTCGAGCACGTCAACCTCGACCTCATCTACGGCACCCCCGGCGAGTCCGACGACGACTGGCAGGCCTCCCTCGACGCGGTGATCGGCGCCGGACCCGACCACGTCAGCGCCTACGCGCTCATCGTGGAGGAGGGCACCCAGCTGGCCCGGCGGATCCGCCGCGGCGAGATACCGATGACCGACGACGACGTCCACGCCGACCGGTATCTGATGGCGGAGGAGGTGCTCTCCGGGGCGGGCTTCGCGTGGTACGAGGTGTCCAACTGGGCCACCTCGGAGGCCGGGCGCTGCCTGCACAACGAGCTCTACTGGCGCGGCGCCGACTGGTGGGGCGCCGGGCCCGGCGCCCACAGTCACGTGGGCGGGGTGCGCTGGTGGAACGTCAAGCACCCGGGCGCGTACGCGGCGGCGCTCGGCGAGGGCCGCTCGCCCGGCGCCGGGCGCGAGGTGCTGTCGGCGGAGGACCGGCGAGTGGAGCGCGTCCTGCTGGAGCTGCGCCTGCGCGAAGGCTGCCCGCTGGAGCTGCTGAAGCCGGCGGGCCTGGCGGCGGCGGAACGGGCCCTCGCGGACGGACTCCTCGACGACGGCCCGTACGCCGAGGGACGGGCCGTCCTGACCCTGCGCGGCCGCCTGCTGGCCGACGCGGTGGTCCGGGACCTGGTCGACTAG
- a CDS encoding DUF3097 domain-containing protein, with protein sequence MRSYNPDLTPPWKRPSPVPEVPADHDLVVEEAATGFCGAVVRCEADTVTLEDRFGKHRVFPMEPRGFLLEGRVVTLVRPSRPAPSRPSRTASGSIAVPGARARVARAGRIYVEGRHDAELVERVWGDDLRIEGVVVEYLEGIDDLPAIVAEFAPAPDARLGVLVDHLVPGSKESRIAARVTSPDVLVVGHPYIDVWEAVKPSSVGIPAWPAVPRGQDWKTGVCRALRWPENTGAAWQHILSKVTSYKDLEPELLGRVEELIDFVTAP encoded by the coding sequence ATGCGCAGCTACAACCCGGATCTGACGCCCCCCTGGAAGCGCCCGTCGCCCGTCCCGGAGGTCCCGGCGGACCACGATCTCGTCGTGGAGGAGGCCGCGACCGGCTTCTGCGGGGCCGTGGTCCGCTGCGAGGCGGACACGGTGACGCTGGAGGACCGCTTCGGCAAGCACCGGGTCTTCCCGATGGAGCCGCGCGGCTTCCTCCTGGAGGGCCGGGTCGTCACCCTGGTCCGCCCCTCCCGCCCGGCCCCGTCCCGGCCCAGCCGTACGGCCTCCGGCTCGATCGCGGTCCCGGGCGCCCGGGCGCGGGTGGCCCGGGCGGGGCGGATCTACGTCGAGGGCCGCCACGACGCCGAGCTGGTGGAACGGGTCTGGGGCGACGACCTGCGCATCGAGGGCGTCGTCGTGGAGTACCTGGAGGGCATCGACGACCTCCCGGCCATCGTCGCCGAGTTCGCGCCCGCCCCGGACGCCCGCCTGGGCGTCCTGGTCGACCACCTGGTGCCGGGCTCCAAGGAGTCCCGCATCGCCGCCCGGGTCACCTCCCCCGACGTCCTGGTGGTCGGCCACCCGTACATCGACGTCTGGGAGGCCGTGAAGCCCTCCTCCGTCGGCATCCCGGCCTGGCCCGCGGTCCCCCGCGGCCAGGACTGGAAGACCGGCGTCTGCCGCGCCCTGCGCTGGCCGGAGAACACCGGCGCGGCCTGGCAGCACATCCTGTCGAAGGTGACCTCGTACAAGGACCTGGAGCCGGAGCTCCTGGGCCGGGTGGAGGAACTGATCGACTTCGTGACGGCCCCGTAG
- a CDS encoding MBL fold metallo-hydrolase: MDIAWEEYGWERLAEGVGRRRLPGWDATVGLVVGRDAVLLCDTGSSLAEGAELRAQVAALTGDRRVTHIALSHPHFDHVLGTAVFAGAEVFGAVGMDTLLPREREALCRDAVQQGVDERTAAEAAEVLVAPRHTVSGEWTLDLGGRQVLLANVGPGHSGHDLAVFVPGAPEVVFCGDLVEESGEPQAGPDAIPGRWPAALDRLLSLGGEDAAYVPGHGAVVDAAFVRRQRGELARRFGVS, from the coding sequence ATGGACATCGCATGGGAAGAGTACGGCTGGGAGCGGCTCGCGGAGGGCGTCGGCAGGCGGCGGCTGCCGGGCTGGGACGCCACGGTGGGCCTGGTGGTCGGGCGGGACGCGGTGCTCCTGTGCGACACGGGATCGAGCCTCGCCGAGGGCGCCGAGCTGCGGGCCCAGGTGGCGGCGCTGACGGGCGACCGCCGGGTGACGCATATCGCACTGAGCCATCCGCACTTCGACCACGTGCTGGGCACGGCGGTCTTCGCCGGGGCGGAGGTCTTCGGGGCGGTGGGCATGGACACCCTGCTGCCGCGCGAGCGGGAGGCACTGTGCCGGGACGCCGTGCAGCAGGGCGTGGACGAGCGGACCGCGGCGGAGGCGGCCGAGGTCCTGGTGGCGCCGCGCCACACGGTCTCGGGCGAGTGGACCCTGGACCTGGGCGGCCGCCAGGTGCTGCTCGCCAACGTCGGCCCCGGCCACTCGGGGCACGACCTGGCCGTCTTCGTGCCGGGCGCGCCGGAGGTCGTCTTCTGCGGCGACCTGGTCGAGGAGTCCGGCGAGCCCCAGGCGGGTCCGGACGCGATCCCCGGCCGCTGGCCGGCGGCCCTGGACCGGCTGCTGTCCCTGGGCGGCGAGGACGCGGCGTACGTGCCGGGCCACGGCGCGGTGGTGGACGCCGCGTTCGTGCGGCGCCAGCGCGGTGAGCTGGCACGGCGCTTCGGGGTGTCGTAG